The following are encoded in a window of Vicugna pacos chromosome 2, VicPac4, whole genome shotgun sequence genomic DNA:
- the NEUROG2 gene encoding neurogenin-2 isoform X2, whose amino-acid sequence MFVKSESLELKEEEDVLVLLGSTSPASAALTPQSSSADEEEEEELGASGGARRQRAAEAGPTARGGSPGGAEGCRPTRLLGLVHECKRRPSRARAVSRGAKTAETVQRIKKTRRLKANNRERNRMHNLNAALDALREVLPTFPEDAKLTKIETLRFAHNYIWALTETLRLADHCGGAGGGLPGALFSETVLLSPGGASAGLSSSGDSPSPASMWSCTNSPAPSSSASSNSTSPYSCTLSPASPAGSDMDYWQPPPTDKHRYAPHLPVVRDCI is encoded by the coding sequence ATGTTTGTCAAATCCGAGAGCTTGGAGttgaaggaggaagaggacgtGCTGGTGCTGCTCGGCTCGACCTCCCCCGCCTCGGCTGCTCTGACACCCCAGTCTTCCAGCGCCGacgaggaagaagaggaggagctgGGCGCGTCGGGCGGGGCGCGTCGGCAGCGTGCGGCAGAGGCCGGGCCCACGGCGCGGGGCGGCTCGCCGGGCGGAGCCGAGGGCTGTCGGCCCACACGGCTACTGGGTCTGGTGCACGAGTGCAAACGGCGCCCGTCCAGGGCGCGGGCTGTTTCCCGCGGAGCCAAGACGGCCGAGACGGTGCAACGCATCAAGAAGACCCGTAGACTGAAGGCCAACAACCGCGAGCGCAACCGCATGCACAACCTCAACGCGGCGCTGGACGCTCTGCGTGAGGTGCTCCCCACTTTCCCCGAGGACGCCAAGCTCACCAAGATCGAGACCTTGCGTTTCGCCCACAACTACATCTGGGCGCTCACCGAGACCCTGCGCCTGGCCGACCACTGCGGGGGCGCCGGGGGAGGCCTGCCGGGGGCGCTCTTCTCCGAGACGGTGTTGCTGAGCCCAGGAGGCGCTAGCGCCGGCCTGAGCAGCAGCGGAGATAGCCCTTCGCCTGCCTCCATGTGGAGCTGCACCAACAGCCCCGCGCCGTCCTCCTCCGCGTCCTCCAACTCCACTTCTCCCTACAGCTGCACTTTATCTCCTGCCAGCCCGGCGGGTTCAGACATGGACTATTGGCAGCCTCCACCTACCGACAAACACCGCTACGCACCTCACCTCCCCGTAGTTAGGGACTGTATCTAG
- the NEUROG2 gene encoding neurogenin-2 isoform X1, whose product MGSQRGALLSLEIPSWVSTLTTLLLGAVQSQSSRVRAPITCLCFYICISFCSFSLPLFSRMFVKSESLELKEEEDVLVLLGSTSPASAALTPQSSSADEEEEEELGASGGARRQRAAEAGPTARGGSPGGAEGCRPTRLLGLVHECKRRPSRARAVSRGAKTAETVQRIKKTRRLKANNRERNRMHNLNAALDALREVLPTFPEDAKLTKIETLRFAHNYIWALTETLRLADHCGGAGGGLPGALFSETVLLSPGGASAGLSSSGDSPSPASMWSCTNSPAPSSSASSNSTSPYSCTLSPASPAGSDMDYWQPPPTDKHRYAPHLPVVRDCI is encoded by the coding sequence ATGGGGTCACAACGAGGGGCGCTCCTGAGCTTGGAGATCCCTAGCTGGGTTTCCACCCTAACTACGCTTCTCCTTGGCGCCGTTCAGAGCCAATCTTCTCGGGTGCGCGCTCCAATAACGTGCCTCTGCTTTTATATTTgcatctcattttgttctttctccCTACCTCTCTTCTCCAGGATGTTTGTCAAATCCGAGAGCTTGGAGttgaaggaggaagaggacgtGCTGGTGCTGCTCGGCTCGACCTCCCCCGCCTCGGCTGCTCTGACACCCCAGTCTTCCAGCGCCGacgaggaagaagaggaggagctgGGCGCGTCGGGCGGGGCGCGTCGGCAGCGTGCGGCAGAGGCCGGGCCCACGGCGCGGGGCGGCTCGCCGGGCGGAGCCGAGGGCTGTCGGCCCACACGGCTACTGGGTCTGGTGCACGAGTGCAAACGGCGCCCGTCCAGGGCGCGGGCTGTTTCCCGCGGAGCCAAGACGGCCGAGACGGTGCAACGCATCAAGAAGACCCGTAGACTGAAGGCCAACAACCGCGAGCGCAACCGCATGCACAACCTCAACGCGGCGCTGGACGCTCTGCGTGAGGTGCTCCCCACTTTCCCCGAGGACGCCAAGCTCACCAAGATCGAGACCTTGCGTTTCGCCCACAACTACATCTGGGCGCTCACCGAGACCCTGCGCCTGGCCGACCACTGCGGGGGCGCCGGGGGAGGCCTGCCGGGGGCGCTCTTCTCCGAGACGGTGTTGCTGAGCCCAGGAGGCGCTAGCGCCGGCCTGAGCAGCAGCGGAGATAGCCCTTCGCCTGCCTCCATGTGGAGCTGCACCAACAGCCCCGCGCCGTCCTCCTCCGCGTCCTCCAACTCCACTTCTCCCTACAGCTGCACTTTATCTCCTGCCAGCCCGGCGGGTTCAGACATGGACTATTGGCAGCCTCCACCTACCGACAAACACCGCTACGCACCTCACCTCCCCGTAGTTAGGGACTGTATCTAG